Proteins encoded together in one Pseudomonas sp. Seg1 window:
- a CDS encoding pyridoxal phosphate-dependent aminotransferase, whose amino-acid sequence MQFSKSNKLANVCYDIRGPVLKHAKRLEEEGQRILKLNIGNPAPFGFEAPDEILQDVIRNLPTAQGYSDSKGLFSARKAVMQYYQQKNVEGVGIEDIYLGNGVSELIVMSLQALLNNGDEVLVPAPDYPLWTAAVSLAGGNAVHYLCDEGADWFPDLADIKAKITPNTKAMVIINPNNPTGAVYSKEVLLGMLELARQHNLVVFSDEIYDKILYDDAVHICTASLAPDLLCLTFNGLSKSYRVAGFRSGWIAISGPKHNAQSYIEGIDMLANMRLCANVPSQHAIQTALGGYQSINDLVLPQGRLLEQRNRTWELLNDIPGVSCVKPMGALYAFPKIDPKVCPIHNDEKFVLDLLLSEKLLVVQGTAFNWPWPDHFRVVTLPRVDDLEMAIGRIGNFLKSYRQ is encoded by the coding sequence ATGCAGTTCAGCAAATCGAACAAGCTCGCCAACGTCTGCTACGACATTCGCGGCCCGGTGCTCAAGCACGCCAAACGTCTGGAGGAGGAAGGTCAGCGCATCCTCAAGCTGAACATCGGCAACCCCGCGCCGTTTGGTTTCGAAGCGCCGGACGAAATCCTTCAGGATGTGATCCGCAACCTGCCGACCGCGCAAGGCTACAGCGACTCCAAAGGCCTGTTCAGCGCGCGTAAGGCGGTGATGCAGTACTACCAGCAAAAAAATGTTGAAGGTGTCGGCATCGAAGACATCTACCTGGGTAACGGCGTGTCCGAGCTGATCGTGATGTCGTTGCAGGCCCTGCTCAACAACGGCGACGAAGTGCTGGTGCCGGCCCCGGATTATCCGCTATGGACCGCTGCCGTGAGTCTGGCCGGTGGTAACGCCGTGCATTACCTGTGCGACGAAGGCGCCGACTGGTTCCCGGACCTGGCCGACATCAAGGCCAAGATCACTCCGAACACCAAGGCGATGGTGATCATCAACCCGAACAACCCGACCGGCGCGGTGTATTCGAAGGAAGTGTTGCTGGGCATGCTGGAACTGGCCCGTCAGCACAACCTGGTGGTGTTCTCCGACGAGATCTACGACAAGATTCTGTATGACGACGCCGTACACATCTGCACCGCTTCGCTGGCCCCGGACCTGCTGTGCCTGACCTTCAACGGTCTGTCGAAGTCCTATCGCGTGGCCGGTTTCCGCTCCGGTTGGATCGCGATTTCCGGGCCGAAACACAATGCCCAGAGCTACATCGAAGGCATCGACATGCTCGCCAACATGCGCCTGTGTGCCAACGTGCCGAGCCAGCATGCGATCCAGACCGCGCTGGGCGGTTATCAGAGCATCAACGATCTGGTGTTGCCGCAGGGCCGCCTGCTGGAACAGCGCAATCGCACCTGGGAGCTGCTCAACGACATTCCGGGCGTGAGCTGCGTCAAACCGATGGGCGCGCTGTATGCATTCCCGAAGATCGACCCGAAGGTCTGCCCGATCCACAACGACGAGAAATTCGTCCTCGACCTGCTGCTCTCCGAGAAATTGCTGGTGGTGCAGGGCACCGCGTTCAACTGGCCGTGGCCAGACCACTTCCGCGTCGTCACCCTGCCTCGCGTCGATGATCTGGAAATGGCTATCGGTCGTATCGGCAACTTCCTCAAGTCCTACCGCCAGTAA